In the Colletotrichum lupini chromosome 1, complete sequence genome, one interval contains:
- a CDS encoding metalloprotease: MQFKLSVVAALAAAASAAVTPARLGCGTHDPTPEHIEISKKLAEEEAANNGTVSLMAAATINVNVYFHVVASSQTVANGYITDKMLADQLAVMNSDFAPHGISYTLVETTRTINANWAQDGDEMAMKRALRKGTYKDLNLYFVRTLGGDFGYCYFPTTAAAGSTAYIRDGCTILSSTVPGGSETNYNLGKTVTHEVGHWFGLYHTFQGGCTGEGDSIADTPAQASFSTGCPTGRDSCPSQAGLDPIHNYMDYSYDSCYEEFTPNQQTRMYSFWNQYRA; the protein is encoded by the exons ATGCAGTTCAAGCTTTCTGTCGTTGCGGCccttgccgccgccgcctccgccgccgtTACCCCCGCCCGTCTCGGCTGCGGTACTCATGATCCTACCCCTGAGCACATTGAGATCTCCAAGAAGCTtgccgaggaggaggctgCCAACAATGGCACCGTGAGCCTGATGGCGGCGGCCACCATCAACGTCAACGTCTACTTCCACGTTGTTGCTTCTTCCCAGACTGTGGCAAACGGCTACATCACC GACAAGATGCTGGCTGACCAGCTGGCCGTCATGAACAGTGACTTTGCCCCCCACGGCATCAGCTACACCCTGGTCGAGACCACCCGCACCATCAACGCCAACTGGGCCCAGGATGGTGACGAGATGGCCATGAAGCGCGCCCTCCGCAAGGGTACCTACAAGGACCTCAACCTCTACTTCGTCCGCACCCTCGGCGGCGACTTTGGGTACTGCTACTTccccaccaccgccgccgccggctcCACCGCCTACATCCGCGACGGCTGCACCATTCTCTCCTCCACCGTGCCCGGCGGCAGCGAGACCAACTACAACCTCGGCAAGACCGTCACCCACGAGGTCGGCCACTGGTTCGGTCTCTACCACACCTTCCAGGGCGGCTGCACCGGCGAAGGTGACTCCATCGCCGACACTCCCGCCCAGGCCAGCTTCTCCACAGGATGCCCTACCGGCCGTGACTCCTGCCCTAGCCAGGCTGGTCTTGACCCCATCCACAACTACATGGACTACTCTTACGACTCGTGCTACGAGGAGTTCACTCCTAACCAGCAGACTCGCATGTACAGCTTCTGGAACCAGTACCGCGCATAG